Genomic DNA from Mus musculus strain C57BL/6J chromosome 19 genomic patch of type FIX, GRCm38.p6 PATCHES MG4249_PATCH:
atcacagagatcctcctgcctctgcctcccgagtgctgggattaaaggcatgggccaccataccAGGTTTccttcttttaagacagggtctcactttgtagccctggtggGTTGTGAGCTTGGGCTGCTCTGCTCTTTCGTCGTTTATGCAGTTCTTTCCACCCTGAGATGCCCACATAAGGCCTGTTTCACAAATGTTGGTTGAACAGAGCCGTCTGTCTTTCCTGGGTCATTCAGATGATTTGGGGTCCAGAATGCGTTCACTCTCCCGTCCAAACCTCGGTGTGTGTTCAGAATCCTTTCTGCAAAGGGCACTGAGCAAATCTTTGTCTACCTAAGCTCAGCCATCCTGTTGCaattctttctcctttatttccCTCTTCCGGGGATAATCTAATTTAGGTGCCTTCTCAAATGCTGTTTTGGACTTGGGTTTCCATTCAGTGGTTCCCCAGAGCAAAATGCCCTGGCTAACGAAGCATTAATGGGAACCAGGGGGAAGGGAGCGACCGCCTCACTCTCAGGCCCCTCTGCTTGCATCCTGCAGTGCTCTCTTCCCGTTCCGGTACTTCTTCAAGAAGAGCGGTCAGTGAGCCTTCCAGGACCACAGCACGCGTGGGGCAGGGGTCAGCATAGAAGAGATGTCCTCCTGCAGTAACTCCCCGGAGCTACCACACctctcttgcttttgttttcttttgtcttgcatttattttgagacaagtgtTATtgtatacagcccaggctggcttcagtctGTGCCTCTGCTCCCGGTGCACTCCCACGTGCCATCCTTTTCTCCTGACCCCGGTCACGGGGACAAGGGCACCAGGCCGGGTCCTCACATGAGTTTATCCTCTTGTTTGCCTTTGGTGTTTCCTATCCAAACCAGTAAGAacgaggctagagagatggtagTTGAGTGCACACTGATagtgcagagggcctgagtttggttctcagtaccCATGGCAAGcaacctgcaactccagctctatCAGGATGGCCTGGcgctttctggcctctgcagaaacTTACGCCCCGCACGCCCTGCACCCTCGTAATCGGAAGAGCAAGACAAAACAATACTAAGAAGGGCCAGAAAGGCGGCTTGATAAAGCATCTGCAGCCagacctgacagcctgagttcagcctccatgtatgtgcaccatggcatGTGCCCCACACAGAATAAAATGTACTTTtattaaaaacttcaaaataaataagtaaataaaacgcTATAAAGAATTCTACTGCCCTGAGGTTTAAGCCTTTTGTCTCTAATACTTGGGACTCTAATGCCAATGACTGCTCATGGCGGGTCATTGATGGAGCTTGGCGAGCTAGAGCAtaagagagaacagagaagagTTCGTGGGCCTCCCCCACCTCCAGTCTCGTGTTGTTGCTTGGTGAACCACATGAGCTGTATACCTGCCCGCAGCTCTTAGAGTCCTTTATCAGGGATCAGGGAATAAGGGCTAGTgtaagggcagccagtgctggtTAGGGCCCTGGAAAAGACCAAGGTACCCAAGCCCTTTCTTCACCCAAGGGCCATCTAGAGACCCATCCTGGACTTACATGACCTCAGAGAACCAAAAGAATAATGGGTGGAAATTTAGGAAAACTCGTTCTagctttttaacttttaataaggttcaatattagaatggacTACCCCTGGTCTTTATACAGCCATTTCTCTGTCGCATGCCACAGAGTTCCTACTGGGAAGCCTGGGTCTAAAGTGCTGGGTTCCTCTGAGTCCCTTTGCTTGGCTGTCTCTACCTTTGatagggaaaaggaagaaggagggtgcTCTGGAGAGCCAGACAACCCAGGATCTGGAGCCTGAACAGGGGACACTAAAGGCGAGCAAGGgtgtaggggtgggggtgagcgACATGGGCATATCAGTTTCTCCCAAACCCTGTTTACTACATTTGTACTATAATCCCGACTGAGCATAACTTCACTGACTACTGCTGCTGACGGACACAGCTCCGGAGCCTGGAGATCTGCGTGCCTGTGCTGACTGGGACCAGCTAACATAAGAACCTCTGCTACCCCTTCTGATTATCTGGAAAGTGAGAGGTAGGATTTGGAAAGCTCTGAGGAGCCCTCGAGCTCTGGCAGCTGTGGGTTGTCCCACTCTTCTAAGCAGGTGAGTAGTCTAAGCGGGGCTGCCTATAATCACCACAGACCTTGGTCTGGGTGCTTCTTCACTCAACCTCCAGCTAATGTTGACTAAGGGCTTTgttattgcttgcttgcttgttttatggTGCCAAAAATACATGGAACTCAGAACCCTAAGCTTCCAGGCAAGCGCTCTGCCACAGAACCACACCCACAGCCCTCAACCTGTCACATTCTTGTCCTAGGTGTAACTTAGCACCATGGATCCATAGTATGATATGTGAATGAGGCTTTTAGTAGGGCGCCTTTCCTCTGTAAGCAGAGTTAGACTCAACAGAGCCAGAGGTTGGAGTCCAGCTCTGCTTTTAATGTAGACTGGTCCCTGCTATTCCAGGGACTAGGGAGACTTTCTAGCTCAGAATTCTACTCTGCAACCAGCCACATGATAAGGAAGCACTCCCAGGACTCTGGGAGACCGAAATGGCCCTACCCCTAGTCTGCCAGCAAGCACAGCTTAGGTGCCCTTGAACAAAACAATCTTGTTCTTGGACTGGGGATGTAACTCCCCTGGTGGAGTCCCTCCTTAGCATTCATAAGGCCCTGGGCTCGACCCCAGCACAGCATGAACTGCATGAATatggtggctcctgcctgtgactccagggcttaggaggaggaggaaggaagaccaagctCAAGGTTGCCCCTGAGATGTATGAGATggtcttttaagaaaaaaagttgaaagccgggtggtggtggcgcacgcttttaatcccagcacttgggaggcagaggcaggcggatttctgtagagcaggccagcctggtctacagagtgagttccaggacagccatggctacacagagaaaccctgtctcaaaaacaaaacaaaaaaaagttgattTTCAGCCCCATTCCTTTGTAATCACTAAAAGACATAGTAGTTTTTCAACAGAGAATGGCTGATCAGGCAAGAGTCCTGCCTAGGCTCACAGAGGATGAAGAAAATCCAGCTGCCCACAGGTCACACTGGGCCACTCCTGGGCCTGCCTCACTCCCTCTAGTATTCAGCACTAGACAGCctaaagagaaagggaaatgtcAGTGGAGACTgcattctgaagaaaccacagacCCTGATCTCCAGGTGGGACTGTGCGGAGGCTTCAGGCTAGGAGGGGCCTGAAATCTGATATCTGGGAGGGCGGGGCTCTAAAACACCAGCAAATAAAAGCCTGGAGAGCCAGCTCCAGTTTGGAGACCAGCAGGAGGCACCAGGAGTCTTCAGTTGCTGTTGGACTGGTaagctgctgaggctgaggaggtggggccaggaagggaggggtggagccagggagggtggggtggtgggCCAGGGCCTTGTAGCCAAAGTGGCACATAGATGGGGAAATTGATATGTACCGCAGATGGTGAGGACATTCCAGGGGAGAATGCATAGGATGACATATAAGTGGCTATTCACACCCTTCCAGAGTAGCTGAGGCAGGGAagcaaccccccccacacacacacattcctaccaAAGGCAGAGATGATAAAGACCACTACCCAGCACACCTCACCAATAAGGAGACCCAGAAGCCTGGCTTGCTGGTGGAGAGGCACAACTTCAAAGACTTCCCTTCCCACCCAGTCCTTTGCAGATGCCCATGGCACCACGagtcttgctcctttgcctgctgggCCTGGCAGTCACTGAAGGGCATAGCCCAGAGACAGCCATCCCAGGCTGCCACTTGCACCGTGAGTAACTCTGCTTGGGGAGCGGATGGACGGGTAACCCGGCCAGCACGGCCTTCACCGGCTGCTCCCTTCTCTGCTTCCAGCCTTCAATGTGACGGTGCGCAGTGATCGCCTCGGCACTTGCCAGGGCTCCCACGTGGCACAGGCCTGTGTAGGACACTGTGAGTCTAGTGCTTTCCCTTCCCGGTACTCTGTGCTGGTGGCCAGTGGCTATCGGCACAACATCACCTCTTCCTCCCAGTGCTGCACCATCAGCAGCCTCAGAAAGGTAAGGGGCCTGAGCCTGATGGAGCGTGAGGGTGGGGACCCAGGGGCCTGAGCCTGATGGAGCGTGAGGGTGGGGACCCAGGGGTCCGAACCTGACCTGGTGTGAGGGTGGGGACCCAGGAGCCCGAACCTGACCAGGTATGAGGGTGGGGACCCAGGGGCCCGAACCTGACCGGGGTGTAAGGGTGGGGTCCCCCAGGGGCCCGAACCTGACCGGGCCATAAGGGTGGGGACCCCCAGGGGCCCGAACCTGACCAGGTGTGAGGGTGAGGACCCAGGGGTTCGAACCTGATGGGGGCGTGAGGGTGGGGTGGAATGGGAACAAACTTGGGTCCTCCTCCAACAGGTGAGGGTGTGGCTGCAGTGCGTGGGGAACCAGCGTGGGGAGCTTGAGATCTTTACTGCAAGGGCCTGCCAGTGTGATATGTGCCGTTTCTCCCGCTACTAGTCCCCGAAGGGCTCAGGCTCCGGTCCTGCCACTGACATGTCATGGGTATCTCAAACTCGGGGCTCTGACCCTCTTTATCGTCTGTGAAGATGAGGTTGGCCCTCTCAGCAGTCTCCTTGCTACATTCTCCTTCGCTCCTGTCCTCAATAAAGCAAGCAATGCTTGAGTTTCGCTCTTTATTAAATCTGCCCCCAGCCAGGTGAAGGGGGCAGACCATGATTACTGTGACCTCCCCCCTCACCCCAGGACAATGTGAATCTTCTTGCCTGTgccctcacccctccccctgcccaatAAATAAAAAGGGGATAAGGGAGTCAGGGCCAGGGAGAGGATAGGAGAATGTCCCTGGACAAGGTCTTGTTGGGGGTGAGCTGGGCAGAATAAATAGACTGTGCCCCCATGGTGGGGATGAGGAAGGCCCTGGCCAGGCGCTGAGTGTCCATGCCCCAGGCTGGGAGCAGGGGTAGAGGCCTAGCTGCCGCCTGGAGCCTGGCTGTGTAGGGCAGGGGAGGATCCCTGATGGCAGCTTCCCAGTTGCATACTTGCCCTGGTCTAGTCTTGCCAGAATCTTGCCACAAAGGCCTGAGAGTTCTGCTGCCAAGACTACCATCTTGCCTTCTTGTTTCCCCCTCCGTGAAAGCTGTTCCCACGGGGCTGGTAGGGAGTCCTAGAGCCACTCCGGCAAGGCCACGGGGAGGCGTGGGCCTCACTGGGCCCCTGGGCAGAGGGATGGAGGGGCTGATAGCTCTGGGTTTAGCATCTCCTGTTCTAGGTGTATCTAGCTCTGACCCCCACTGGCAGCCACCTGGGGCGTAGGCCGTGGGACGGGGGCTTCCTTGGCCCCTTGGGTCCCCTGTAGCCGGCGTAGCCGCAGTTCCTCCAAGCCTCGCCATAGCTCCTGCCGCTCCTGGGCCTTCTGCTGCTCCCTGGGGAGAGAGGGTGAGGCAGCTCTTCCTCTTCTGGCTGCCAGCTGTCTAACCTCCTTCACTGTCACCCCACTGTAAAGTGATTAGGACTCCATGGGAACCCTCAGCTTAGAAAAGAtgtgaggagagaaaggagaggaagaactgGGTCCTGAGCTGTCCTGACTGAGGCATCGATCGGTACAGGGGAGCTGGCAGCCAGTGGGCATGGGTGCTGAAAAGAGTGGCTGGTGTGCCATGGGCAGCGCACTCACACAGGACAGACACAGGATGGGCGGAGCACACCCGGATGGGTCCTCTCCATTCTCCCTGCAGCCTGAGTGCCTGATCCCCTCTTCTCTGTCCCTCGTCAGCAGCTAGCCCCCCACTCTGTCCGTCCTCAGCGGCAGGGCCCCCCACCCGGTACTCACTGTTGTTTTTCCAGCTTGTAGGAGGCTGTGAGCTCGTCAAACAGCTTTCCGTTCATCTCCATGAAAGTCTTGAGCACGTTGTAGATCAGGGACACGATGGTTCTGACATAGCAAAGAGAGGTGTGAGGAGATTCACGAGCCGGTCCCAGAGCACTGCCCATTCTCCTCCCTGCTTTCACCTCCCTCTGACATGCCGACTTTTGCTCACAGCTAGGAGAGCCCCGGGGGCTGCACTAGCTGTGGTGTTATCTCCAAGGGGGAGGAAAGCTCGGGGACTCACTGATTCCAGTGCTCCTTGGACACTTGGTAGAGGGTCCCAAATACCGCAGGCAGCACAGTGTGGCAGTTGTCCTCAATGAGGCTCAGGATGTACTCATTGTTCCAGAAATACAGAGCCCGCTCTGCAACCTAGGCAGGTGAGGCAGGAAAGAGGGCCTGGTAGTGGCTTTTGGGTGTGCAAAGTCTGTTTTTTCTCCTTACCTTCGAACCCAGATCCCCTAACCTCCACACCCCATCCTGAGGGCTTATCTGACCCACTGGAGAAATCaaatggaggagagaaaaggCCCTGGCTTTCCAGACGGGTAGTCCTGACTCCTCCAGAGCCCACTGCACGTGTGTGGCCATGCGAGGCATTCAGCTTCTTGGCCTCGGTTGTCTGCTATGGGAGTGGGGTGAGAGCACCCGTCTCCGCCAGCTGTTGTCAGGTGTTTTTAAAGTGAAATCCCAGAGCCATCATGAGGAAGAACAAACTTCCACCAGGTTATGGCTCCTAGGGATGGGAGTGAGCATAGAACAGCATGGGGAACTAAACCTTCTGGCCAGAAAGTAGGGACCGGTGAAGTCTGGCGTTaccaggaaagaaggagaggggcTGACAATTCTGCAGCCGGCTTTGGGTCAGTTTCCCTGGTGTGTTTACAACTATGAGCTCTTGTTCCTGTCAACATGAAGGGTCTATTGGCCCATTTTATAGTCATGGAAATccacttagacttagataagtgaGTCCCAAGGCTCCAAGGCTCGAACCAGTGAGATATATATCTAAAGTCTGGCCCTAGGGCTCAGGACCCCAAGGCCATCCATCATCTCCCTGTTATCAGGCCTAGGGctagaaaaaaagctgagagGAGAAGGGGCTCTGTTAGGGTAACTGAGAATCCTTGCCAAGCTGTGCCCCTGCCCTGATCCCACCTCCCTTTGTCACATACCtggaaatgggggctggagacacAGCGAGCCACCTGCTTGAAGAGGGGCTCCTGGATCTTCACAAACTGGGAGGGCTCGATGACATCAAGAATCTCTTCCATCTCCCCCAGGAACATCACCTGGGGAGAGGGCAGGGCAGCAGCTCACATTCCCCTAAAGTACACACCTGCTCGCCTTCTGGAAGCTGAGCCCTCCCCACTACTGTCAGGGTTGTGAGAGCCCTTCATACCTCCTTCTGGGTGCAGGTTTTAGGCCAGTATTTGAGAAGCCCCCGGATAACCTATAGGAGGGAGAAGGGGTCAGACCCGAAGAGTGAGGGTCCCACCTTCCCTCCAAGGTACTCACATGCTCTGTCAAGGTTGCATCCTTCTCCAGGAACTGCACCACACAGTATGCCAGCTGCAGGGCCAGGGTGGAAAGAAGTAGCCAAGGTCAGGAGGGGCCAGGAGCCAAGAACTAGCTGCCTAGGACATGATGCCAGGGCCAGACATCTGCTCAGTACTGCCTTCACACTCCTGTTCCCTGAGCACTTACTGCCGCCCTGGACCTACAAGGAACCCCGCTCTGAGTGCTGGAGAGGCACAGGGCTGGTGTGTGAGGTCAGCTCTCAGGTAGAGGACACTGAATTAGTAGGGCCTCAGGGGTGAGAACAGGATCCAGTAAGTGTCAAGTTGACTTCCTGGCCCTGCAGTCAGCCCTGAGTGTCTgcaaatgctgctgctgctgctgcaaggCCAGGCCTGGGCTCACCTGAGCATGAAAAACAGATAGTGACTTGACAGAGTGCAAGGGGATCAGGACTCGAACCAGGAACTGCTTGTGCTCAGTCTTCAGGGGCAGCGCAAAGCCATTGATGATGCTTTGGAGTGGACAGAAAAGAGGAGCAGGGCTCAGCCAAGCAGGCCCCCAGTCCCTCCTACCAGAAACCCCAGCTCCAGCCAAAGCCCAGGGAGAATTACCTTCCTAAGATCTCTAAGAGCTCAGCCACACCATTGAAGTGTTCCAGCTCGTAGATGAACCTGCAGGAGAACAGATGACTCTGGAGGGTGGGAGCTTTGGGACAGGTCCAGCTCTCCATCACCCTTCCTGCCAGCAATCCTGACTCACCCCACACAACTGTCCAACTGTCCCCACAGGAGTGCTCCCTTCCTGATGCCCCAAACCAGCCCCCATTGAGTCCACATCCACTCGCAAAATATCTTTCCCAGACCAGGCATCTTAGCCACTGTCAGTCCCAGCTCAGCATCTCTTCCCTGAGATAGCCCCAGCTCATTTCTTCAGGTCCCTAGCACTTCTTACCCAATGTCCAGCCAGTCAGCAGGCACCCAGCCTAGGTCTTTCAACTGTCATGCAGTCAACCAAAGCAAAGGCAAACACCTCTACCCTGCACTGTAATTCTCAAGATCCCCCTAGGCGCTAGGGCCTATGAAAGCCATTACAGAGATGAAGTTGAGACTCTAGCTAAAGGCTCCTCACCTCAAAGTTAATAAGTGGGGAAGCTAATGGACTCTGAGCTTCTGAAGAACATGGGTCAGGGCTCTTCTAGTTTATCACTAGGAACAACAGCTAATGTTTTAGAGGCCCCATCTCAGGCCAGGAGCTACGCCAGGTACCTTGGAGGCTCATCTGGCTTCATCTGGAGAATGGCCCCACACTAGCACAGGCCATGTGACCAAAGGATGAAGCAAGAGGAGAACTTCAAGGGCTTTCCCAAGTTCACCCAAATCCTGGAACCAAACTCAAATAGACAGCCATGGTATCAACTACTCAGTCACAGGGGCGCCCCATGTCCAGTGGATGTAGTGTTCAGAACATGTGTGTAGGTCattataggccaggctggtcagatcctacatccctgcatccctctgGGCTACCCTGGTCCCTCTAAACTGCTTAACTGGCTTCTATCTTCCTACAGTCTTCTCATCTGGCCTctattttctcctctgtaaaCGGAAATGAATACTTATTCTCTGCTTTCACAGGCTTCAGATAATCAATACTACATTGCACACCCAGAACTTGATAAACAAACAGCCTGGGCAGCTCAGCAGGTCCCTTCTTCCCCGCCTCCCTCCCAGATCTCTTCTGGGCAGGCAGAGCAACGCACCGGAGGAAGATGTGGTTGCACTGTTTGCGGATGTAGGCCCGGAGACCCAGGAACTTGCCGTACACCCGATGCAAGATGGTCTTGAGGTACTCACGTTCCCGGGGGTCCTCGCTGTCAAATAGCTCCAGGAGCTGCAGGACCGAGGGTCAGGGTAAGATAAAGTCAGATATCAACCCATTTCTCCGCATCCTATCCCACGTCCCTCAGATGGCATGTGCCTGCTGTATGGTACCACCCAGCCTGGGCTCCCCAAGTCACCATTAGGACAAACTTTTGATCCACGTATCTCTTGGCCACAGAGGGCTGGAAATCTGGACTCTCCAAGAAACGCAGGAAAAACTCATATACCAGCTGGGGGTGGGAGACAGAGCAAACAGTGAGTTTGGCTACAGTCTGTCCCACTTCCCCTACCCTGCAGCTCTCAGCCAACCGTCAGGGTCTCCCATAGCTCTCCAATCTACTCCGAAATGCagaccctgctccccagcccttcACACCTGCAGATGTGGCCACGAGGGCTCAAGGTTGGGCTCATCTTCTTCAGGGTCAAACTCAGGGTTCTCGCTGGGTGGCAGGGTCCGGAAGATATTTACTGATATCTAGTAGGGGAAAGGGAGGGTTTTTAAGGACGAGACCATAGAAACAGGAGTTTTGGGAACTCTCGAAGTTCTCTATATCCCAGACAGGTAATGAGTTTGTGGCCTTCTTGCCTCCGCCTTCTATGTAACTAGGATAACAGGCACACAACATCAGGCTAAGCACTTATTTTCTTTGtcattgttttgtcttgtcttgtttttgtttgttgagatagggttttatCTGTGGAACagagctctggctatcctggaactctctctgtagaccaggctgacctcgaactcagatatccacctgcctccacctccaaagttctgggattaaaggcgtgcgccaccactgcctagcatgGCCAAGCACTTTCTAAGTACAATGAGCACATAGAGCTTGAACCTGAGGCCTTGCACTGAGTTTTACCACCAGCCCTCATCCAATTCTGGACTGACCCACTTCCCAGCAGGCAACTTGCTCCTCTGGACAATCTTCATCTAAACACCAAGCTCATGCAAGTCAAGGGCTGGAGACCCAAGGGTGGCTTGACACATCCGTGTGTGGATGTGGTTCAGCAGTGATGGTAAGGTTGAAAGCAGTGGACAGCCCAGGCATTCAGAGCCCAAGCGTTTCTGATCAGACTGGGCGAGAGGGTTTCTTAGAATAGCCCATGCCTGAGTCAGACCATGGAAGACAAGTGGCCCAGAGGACAGGTACCCTAGGCCCAGCTCACTCAAGTATAGGGACAACAGGGAGAGGAAATCCCGAGACGGTGTCGGGCAGCAGTGAGACCCAGTGGAAGTGGGAGCACGCGCCTGCGACCAAGCTGAAGTGTATGCACTTATTCCTCCCACACGGGTCCCAGAGGTAGCCTGAGAGAATTCTTGTTCCCCGAGCGAGGCTGGGCAGTGCTTACCATGCGGATGATGTCTGGGTAGACGGGCTCGATGAGCACACCCCGGGTGCAACCCACACATTCCACCAGTTCATTGAGGGCTGCACGCTTCACCTCCTTCCCCTTGAGGTCAGCCACGCAGTCCAAGAAGTCAAACATCACCCCACATTGGGCCAGTTTCCGGCTCAGCAACTCATGCAACTCAGAGGCTGGCACATCTGcggggagggacagggagaccTCCTGGATCTAGCCGCCAAGGGCTCTGGACGGGATGGATCTCCACCTCCCTCAGGCTGACTTTCCAGGAAGCTTCAGCTGCCCCCATACAAGGTACTCTGGTACAGCTAGCAAACAATTCTAGTCCCATCCTTCACTCCCGGGAGGCTGAGGGGAAAAAGTGGTCCTCTCTTCTAATCCAGGATCAGAGACCTCATGACTTTAAAGCAAGATCACAACCCTGGGTATGCAagcattccccacccctccccagacACTTACCTCCCTCAACACATGGAGCCAAAAGTAGAAATCGGGCCAGGAAGTGGGGGGTGGGATTTAGTGATCACAGGGCATCATGCCAAGCACCTACCCCAGGACCTAGGCAGCTGGCTGGACTGATAGGAGCCTCCTGAAACCTAGGCTGTGTGCCCCACCCTTGGCCCTTGCCTGCCCCTGGCACCACTTCCAGATGCCCCACCTCCAGAGATGACAGGCCAGTCAGGCCATGCGTCAGCAGAGGCCTGGAGATTGGGGGTCAGTTCCAGTGGAGTTCCTAGCCTAAAAGAGATCCAAACTCTACCAGACCTCTGCTTCTCCCTTGGTCCTCCCCTACCTTGCTTCCTTCTGGGTACCCTGGCAACCAACAACAGCTCACCTTTGAGCAGGGGCAGTGGAGTGAGCTCTTGCTGGTTGCTCTGATAGCGGAACTGAGAAGAGCTGTGTGAGCGACGGGGCCGGGCCCTGCGGAGGGACCTGCGGGAGAAGCCATCCACCTTGTCTGGTGGTGGCACTGGAGACAGCCCTGGGGAGGAGGGGCTTGTGGGGGTGCTCGCAGGGGGCAGCTTCGTCTCCATGGCCAGTGGACAACACGGGTCAATCTTTCAGAGCCCAGGGGGCTCCTTGTGGGTCTGGAGTAAGTTGAATGAGGCCACACACACTAACTGGGACCCATCCTGTCCAGCATGtttcagggggtgggggaggcacgGCCACAGTCCTGACCCCCCCAGGGCCTCTGGCAACTGCCCAGTCCTGGGGGGGCAGGTAAGGTAGAAAGGCAATGGCTCAGGTCtttcctggggatccagaagAGTTCCAGTCAGGGTTCCCACGCTGGCTCTTCTGAGAAGTCAGGTTAGAAAGGTCAgcaggagagacacagagagcaggTCGGTTCTTTCCAAAGACAGCCCGCGTGGTGCAGTTGCTCCCTtacttcttttccctccttccctcgcTAGACCCCAAAACAAGGGCGCAACCATGCCCCTCCCTTCTTCCAGGCCCAAGCTCTAAAGTAGCCCCTCCCCAAATACGGCCTATGGCTACTACTCAGGATGGGGACTCTATTAGCATCCCCAGATCCTTACAGCAGTGTGACTCCAGCTCCACTAATGTCTCCTGTCTCAGTGCACTCACCCAAAAAATGAGGGTCCTGTTCTCGTGCACCCCCTTTCAGACCCTAGCATCTCTCCTCATATCCCGCTCCTTCCTGGTCTCCAAACCTCAATGTGGTATTGGGGTACACACTCACTTCTCAGAAACCCAGACTTTGGTCGCCGACCCTAGAGGTTGCCTCGGTGGAAGAGACGACGGTTCAAGGGTCCTTAGCGGTGGTTCTGCCGCTCGGGGCGCTGGGGCTGGGCGGCGGC
This window encodes:
- the Gpha2 gene encoding glycoprotein hormone alpha-2 precursor; amino-acid sequence: MPMAPRVLLLCLLGLAVTEGHSPETAIPGCHLHPFNVTVRSDRLGTCQGSHVAQACVGHCESSAFPSRYSVLVASGYRHNITSSSQCCTISSLRKVRVWLQCVGNQRGELEIFTARACQCDMCRFSRY
- the Ppp2r5b gene encoding serine/threonine-protein phosphatase 2A 56 kDa regulatory subunit beta isoform codes for the protein METKLPPASTPTSPSSPGLSPVPPPDKVDGFSRRSLRRARPRRSHSSSQFRYQSNQQELTPLPLLKDVPASELHELLSRKLAQCGVMFDFLDCVADLKGKEVKRAALNELVECVGCTRGVLIEPVYPDIIRMISVNIFRTLPPSENPEFDPEEDEPNLEPSWPHLQLVYEFFLRFLESPDFQPSVAKRYVDQKFVLMLLELFDSEDPREREYLKTILHRVYGKFLGLRAYIRKQCNHIFLRFIYELEHFNGVAELLEILGSIINGFALPLKTEHKQFLVRVLIPLHSVKSLSVFHAQLAYCVVQFLEKDATLTEHVIRGLLKYWPKTCTQKEVMFLGEMEEILDVIEPSQFVKIQEPLFKQVARCVSSPHFQVAERALYFWNNEYILSLIEDNCHTVLPAVFGTLYQVSKEHWNQTIVSLIYNVLKTFMEMNGKLFDELTASYKLEKQQEQQKAQERQELWRGLEELRLRRLQGTQGAKEAPVPRPTPQVAASGGQS